Proteins encoded together in one Roseofilum reptotaenium CS-1145 window:
- a CDS encoding TetR/AcrR family transcriptional regulator C-terminal domain-containing protein: MYVAVITEAEAMGLNRMVISELLRDLDRSRAFFAEMATHDYPITELIKDAMEAGALRRSDPEFAASQLLGLVKNFFFWPEFLLGEKLTSEGVMQDCVAMFLSHYKTDP; encoded by the coding sequence ATGTATGTTGCTGTGATCACAGAGGCGGAGGCTATGGGGCTGAATAGGATGGTAATTTCTGAGCTTCTGCGCGATCTCGATAGGTCGCGAGCATTTTTTGCAGAAATGGCGACCCACGACTATCCCATTACCGAGCTCATCAAAGATGCGATGGAGGCTGGCGCGTTGCGTCGTTCTGATCCTGAATTTGCTGCCAGCCAATTGTTGGGATTGGTGAAGAATTTCTTCTTCTGGCCGGAATTCCTGCTGGGCGAGAAACTGACATCAGAAGGGGTAATGCAAGATTGCGTTGCGATGTTCCTGTCTCACTATAAAACAGACCCATAG